Proteins from a single region of Bdellovibrio bacteriovorus HD100:
- a CDS encoding beta-sandwich domain-containing protein: protein MKRSGLAAFMALLSLTHNAARADIIVDLPFPGEFEGDVVTAPATPPAPPAEDTTQTQPTTTPAAPTAPVQTEYKGELTITSMSRKSGGATYKIKLQRSTILNRLEMVIEAHKLKIHSASLITESGQEVSVREFKDSRVLSTWESLTSENLNLSDRVVSIELVAESYGGAANVRLRAIGATEVPRLTLQQVIEPVAATPATPPAPTNPAPVQALPSVPNSRPEAIAKGTKIVYSGSYVGTITQVLGGGKVRATLDGYSGTHDLDIRDIGTQTACLDGLCGGYNILYSDSYSGVIKEVFSNRKARVVLDGYSGLHIVSLSEIAKSVDCHQNFCINRQAIYSNSYDATIKKLFTNGKAQVTLAGYSGMHIVSLSELASSIQCSRELCVGDSVMYNNTTKAKLLKVYSNGKVQVTIEGYSGTHMISISEISRPTRCLEGVCAGDSLMYDRTMEAKVIEVYNNRQALVTIEGYNGTHTVAISSLSKKITCASGICAGDQMMYDFTMKAKVIKVYSNGQAMVRIEGYSSTHTVSLTSLTKAVSCSKGICAGDRIVYDRTYTGKVISVFGNGTAQVTLNGYSGTHNVSVNSLVKVK from the coding sequence GCTGACATCATCGTCGATTTGCCATTCCCGGGCGAATTCGAAGGTGACGTTGTCACGGCACCGGCAACTCCTCCGGCCCCGCCGGCGGAAGACACGACTCAGACTCAACCCACAACAACGCCTGCAGCTCCCACAGCGCCCGTACAAACCGAATACAAGGGTGAACTTACCATCACCTCGATGTCGCGCAAATCCGGCGGCGCCACTTACAAGATCAAACTGCAGCGTTCAACCATCCTGAACCGTCTTGAGATGGTGATTGAAGCCCACAAACTGAAGATTCACTCTGCCTCCCTGATCACCGAAAGTGGCCAGGAAGTTTCCGTGCGCGAATTCAAGGACAGCCGTGTGCTTTCCACTTGGGAGTCACTGACGTCAGAAAATCTGAATCTGTCCGACCGTGTGGTTTCCATCGAACTGGTCGCTGAATCTTATGGTGGGGCGGCGAACGTCCGCCTGCGTGCCATCGGCGCCACCGAGGTTCCTCGTCTGACATTGCAACAGGTGATTGAACCCGTTGCTGCCACTCCGGCGACTCCTCCGGCTCCGACCAACCCGGCCCCGGTTCAAGCTCTGCCGTCTGTTCCAAACAGCCGTCCTGAGGCCATCGCCAAAGGCACAAAGATTGTGTATTCCGGCTCTTACGTCGGCACCATCACGCAGGTTTTGGGCGGCGGTAAAGTTCGCGCCACACTGGATGGTTACAGTGGAACCCACGATCTTGATATTCGGGACATCGGCACCCAAACAGCGTGTCTGGATGGCCTGTGCGGCGGATACAACATTTTGTATTCCGATAGCTATAGTGGCGTAATCAAAGAGGTATTCTCGAACAGGAAAGCACGCGTGGTGCTGGATGGTTATTCCGGTTTGCACATCGTGAGCTTGAGTGAAATTGCCAAATCCGTCGACTGCCATCAGAACTTCTGCATCAACCGTCAGGCGATCTATAGCAATTCCTACGATGCTACCATCAAAAAGCTCTTCACCAACGGCAAAGCTCAGGTCACCTTGGCCGGGTATTCCGGAATGCACATCGTAAGCCTGTCCGAACTTGCCAGTTCGATTCAGTGTTCGCGTGAACTTTGTGTCGGCGATTCTGTGATGTACAACAACACCACCAAGGCCAAGCTTCTAAAGGTATATTCCAACGGCAAGGTGCAGGTGACCATCGAAGGTTATTCCGGCACTCATATGATCAGTATCTCAGAGATTTCCCGCCCAACACGTTGTCTTGAAGGCGTCTGTGCCGGTGACTCCCTGATGTACGACCGCACGATGGAAGCCAAGGTCATTGAAGTCTATAACAACAGACAGGCCCTGGTCACAATTGAAGGCTATAACGGAACTCACACCGTCGCGATCAGTTCACTAAGCAAGAAAATCACCTGCGCCAGCGGCATCTGCGCGGGCGATCAAATGATGTATGATTTCACCATGAAGGCCAAGGTCATTAAGGTTTATAGCAATGGCCAGGCAATGGTGCGCATCGAAGGTTATAGCAGCACTCACACGGTCTCTTTAACCAGCCTGACAAAAGCTGTTTCCTGCTCCAAGGGTATTTGCGCCGGAGACCGAATTGTCTATGATCGCACCTACACGGGCAAAGTGATTTCCGTGTTTGGCAACGGCACCGCCCAAGTCACCTTGAACGGCTACTCAGGCACTCACAACGTCAGCGTGAACAGCCTGGTGAAAGTAAAATAA